One window of the Eschrichtius robustus isolate mEscRob2 chromosome 13, mEscRob2.pri, whole genome shotgun sequence genome contains the following:
- the LOC137775811 gene encoding uncharacterized protein, whose protein sequence is MTTGPEAAREVTGTRLARSHLWRPFASKLGRGVPPLGSPPSHPHRRRVQVPSSSIPTVSASPRHPPRTPPHLPPDPPSAPGPQDPDPSLPPTLHNSARLSPRGLRGRSTKGGAAAARLRMLLPPPPPSPPPSLLPPLPSTGPGALSQAMLAPAPGPPGRTRPERGMLRWSRGLLKEPAAAIRHVPGSSLVVRAPHLPAGGDLERSHPRP, encoded by the exons CTCTGGAGGCCCTTCGCCTCCAAGCTGGGCCGCGGCGTCCCTCCGCTCGGTTcccctccttcccatccccacAGGCGTCGGGTCCAGGTCCCCAGTTCCTCCATCCCCACGGTCTCAGCATCCCCGCGCCACCCTCCCCGCACCCCGCCACATCTGCCTCCCGACCCTCCCTCGGCACCCGGACCTCAGGACCCGGACCCATCCCTGCCCCCGACCCTCCACAACTCGGCCCGGCTCTCACCTCGGGGGCTCCGCGGCCGCAGCACAAAAGGCGGCGCTGCTGCAGCTCGGCTCCGGATGCTGCtcccgcctcctcctccttctcctcctccttccctcctccccccgctGCCCTCGACCGGACCAGGGGCGCTGTCACAGGCGATGCTC GCCCCCGCCCCGGGCCCCCCGGGACGGACACGCCCTGAACGGGGGATGCTGCGCTGGAGCCGCGGCCTCTTAAAGGAGCCTGCTGCTGCCATCAGGCACGTTCCAGGCTCGTCCCTGGTCGTCCGGGCCCCGCACCTCCCTGCTGGCGGGGACCTGGAGCGATCCCACCCCCGGCCTTAA